From Lathamus discolor isolate bLatDis1 chromosome 15, bLatDis1.hap1, whole genome shotgun sequence, a single genomic window includes:
- the FAM78A gene encoding protein FAM78A isoform X1, with protein sequence MGCIQSISCKSKVFRESISVIEVKASIDPIPTSIDESSSVVLRYRTPHFRASAQVLVPPIPKKETWIVGWIQACSHMEFYNHYGEQGMSSWELPDLLDGKIQAISDSDGVNYPWYGNTTETCTIVGPTKKESKFNISMNDNFYPSVTWAVPVSESNVAKLTSIHRDQSFTTWLVATNTATNEMVTLQTIKWRMRLGIEVNPSRPLGQRAKLQEPSAQEQPQVLSKNEPIPPSALVKPNANDAQVLMWRPKDGQPLVVIPPKHR encoded by the exons ATGGGCTGTATTCAGAGTATTAGCTGCAAATCCAAAGTTTTCCGGGAAAGTATTTCAGTGATTGAAGTCAAAGCCTCCATCGATCCCATTCCCACCAGCATCGACGAGTCCTCCAGCGTGGTCCTGCGCTACCGGACCCCTCACTTCCGAGCCTCTGCACAAGTGTTGGTGCCCCCTATTCCCAAGAAGGAGACCTGGATCGTGGGCTGGATCCAGGCTTGCAGCCACATGGAATTTTACAATCACTACGGGGAGCAGGGAAT GTCAAGTTGGGAGCTTCCGGATCTACTGGACGGTAAAATCCAGGCCATCAGCGACTCAGATGGAGTGAACTATCCCTGGTACGGGAACACGACAGAAACCTGCACCATCGTGGGTCCCACCAAGAAGGAGTCCAAGTTCAACATCAGCATGAACGACAACTTCTACCCGAGCGTGACGTGGGCAGTGCCCGTCAGCGAGAGCAACGTGGCCAAACTCACAAGCATTCACCGGGATCAAAGCTTCACCACGTGGCTGGTCGCAACCAACACGGCTACCAACGAGATGGTGACCTTGCAGACTATCAAATGGCGCATGAGGCTGGGCATCGAGGTGAACCCCAGCAGACCCTTGGGGCAGCGTGCCAAGCTGCAGGAGCCCTCTGCTCAAGAGCAGCCCCAGGTCCTTAGCAAGAATGAGCCAATACCACCCAGTGCCCTTGTCAAACCCAATGCCAATGATGCTCAGGTACTCATGTGGAGGCCAAAGGATGGGCAGCCGCTTGTGGTGATACCTCCCAAACATCGGTAA
- the FAM78A gene encoding protein FAM78A isoform X2 has product MNDNFYPSVTWAVPVSESNVAKLTSIHRDQSFTTWLVATNTATNEMVTLQTIKWRMRLGIEVNPSRPLGQRAKLQEPSAQEQPQVLSKNEPIPPSALVKPNANDAQVLMWRPKDGQPLVVIPPKHR; this is encoded by the coding sequence ATGAACGACAACTTCTACCCGAGCGTGACGTGGGCAGTGCCCGTCAGCGAGAGCAACGTGGCCAAACTCACAAGCATTCACCGGGATCAAAGCTTCACCACGTGGCTGGTCGCAACCAACACGGCTACCAACGAGATGGTGACCTTGCAGACTATCAAATGGCGCATGAGGCTGGGCATCGAGGTGAACCCCAGCAGACCCTTGGGGCAGCGTGCCAAGCTGCAGGAGCCCTCTGCTCAAGAGCAGCCCCAGGTCCTTAGCAAGAATGAGCCAATACCACCCAGTGCCCTTGTCAAACCCAATGCCAATGATGCTCAGGTACTCATGTGGAGGCCAAAGGATGGGCAGCCGCTTGTGGTGATACCTCCCAAACATCGGTAA